The following nucleotide sequence is from Anopheles stephensi strain Indian chromosome 3, UCI_ANSTEP_V1.0, whole genome shotgun sequence.
aaaaggACGTAAAAACAATCGATTTGTCAACCGGAAAGTTGCTGTTTCCGATCGAACGGTTTTGATAGTCCTTACGGTCGTCTCCTCCGCGGGGTcgtcttccccccccccccccccgtcaaTTATTTTAATGACCACATGGCTGGCTGGTTCAAATATTGGACGAAGAGGAGCGGGCTGCGATGACGCAGAGACCAGCGCTGTTGTGGTTTAGCACTTTCCAGACGCTCTAATTGATGCTATAAATCGTTGTATTTTTTGCGCCTTACTCTTCCACGTGCTGTTTACTGCCAAAACTTGTCCTCTCGAATCGGTTGGCTAAAGGTATCGACACAAAATGGATTCCTGGTCCGCTGGTAAAAATTACGTTCGTGTCAGCAACTAGAAGGGCGGTGTACCGTTTTTTCCTCCTGCATCCATACTTAATAAGGATGGCTTCCGGTTGTTGGCGTGCGCGGCGCCGAAGTAGCATTTTGTTGACACGGTAAGGTGCTAGTGTTGCATGGGGAAAGGTGTTTTAAAAAATTCATTCTGATTTATAACCATCTCGAGAGGCGAAACGTGGACGAAtatcaacagcaaaaaaaaaaaaacggagcgaGTATTATCGAGACTTCTCCCCCAGCCACGAAAAGAGTAGAAAATTCTGGCCGATCACGTCAGCAAAAGGGGCGACAGAAGAGGTCCTCGAGATGTCGCCGTTCACCAGACCCGTTGTTGCTTCCTCTATTCGGCAGCATGGTGGGACTGTTAATTTCGGGTTACAATAGTTTCGGATGTCCTGTCGTTGTTATTCCTCTGCGGGGCTTGGAATATatttccttcttccttttcgTGGGTTGAAACAGGCGACAAAAGGAGGAAAATTCTCTTCCCATCGCCTGGCAAGAGCTGGAATTCGTTAGCCATATTTGGTTACGTTTGCAGGGTGGTTTTGTCTGTTGGCGTTTAGTAAACGAAATAGAGCCAGTTTTTTTTCAGTGCGATCTACTTAGTTGTACCATTTACCCTAGTTGGCTAGCAAACGAGATATAACAAGAAGAACAGTTCTCGACCTCTTGAAGGAAAAACCCGGTTCACGTAGTCCATCCTCCATTACAAAGCGTGCCATACCGTGGGAAGGGATGgtttaatataatttttaattaaaattaccgTATTTACGCCCTTTGCACAGATTTCTTCTCCGAAGTACGAATTCCTCCTTACCACGGTACGTAGGGCAAACGTAAGGATGCGTCTGAAATAACAAACAGTAGACCCATCCCGACACCGACCAATGAACAAAAACGTGTCCGTCCGGAAAAGAGTCATATCTTTCCTTACCTTCATTTCTGCCATTTATAGACACTTGAGCCCAGACTGCAACCGCTGGCAcacgttttccattttctggaAAGGTCTAAAGGTTAAGTACGCCTCCATGCTGGACCGATTTGAGCCGAGAAAGGTTTGAAAGGTACTGCTGGCTATTGGTACATCGCTCTATTAAACCTAAACCTTCTAAATGAGTCGATAAAGTTGGGTTTTAATAATGTCCGTATAGTCGACGCCTTCCGGAACCAGATGGTCTGGATACGTCCCTCACATTCCTGGACTGCCGTAAGACTTTTGGCCTCGCTACGGTACTGAACCGGGAGACTTAAAAGGATATTACCGAAATGAAGGCTCGTTAAGAAACACTTCTATTGCTTTGCTTATTAATaagtgtttttccttcccctttGCTCTGGACCGAACCGTCCTAGGGTTGTGCAAAATGAAGCTATAATGAAGTTGACTAAGGAAAACTCGAAAAGAAGCGAACGGGAGATGCTTGTGCTTATACAAATAACCTAGCCCGATCCTTTAGAATAATTGAAGGAACAATCGTTTTCGGTCGAGATTCCGAAATTGCGGCCCTTTTGCTTCAATCCATTGCATTGCATTATTCTGTCCAGGTTTGCTCAGTGTGCTCCATCGCACAAACAGGGTGGAAAGGATGTAACCTGTACATCAGGTTCCGTTCACTTCTATAAATGCAGATTTATGGCGAAAAGGCTCCCGGACTGCAAATGCTCCCGTTCAATCGAATTTTCATTCCAGGAAAACCCTGGCACGCCCAGGGTTGTTTGTGGGctgtaaaatgaaaaacaggATGAACAGCAGGTCCTTTGTGTTTCACCGTCACATGTTTGCATCGTGCAAGTGCACATACGCCATAACCCCTCGACCGATGGGGGTTAATACGTGCTGTGTTTGCTGGACACGCGTGTGGAAATGGGTCTGTGTTTTTGCGGATGGTCGTGGTAGGATTAGTTTTATTGCTGGAGGGTAGTACAACACACCCCGAAGAACAAGTGAGTGATTGGAGTTGTGTAATTTAGAAAAGTTGTTTGAGCTTTGATTCTCTCGCAAGAGTGATACGGTCAAAGTGCAAACAATTTTATAGCGCTAGCTTTATTTACTTGTTTATAGCTGTTGGAAAATTCCGACGAAATAGCTCCGCCATATATCAATCTTGTTATGTAGTGGGGGGTTTTCCGGTTGGTCTAGGTCATCCTTTGTCTTCCTTATATCATGAACAGTCCTGGAAATCCTGGAATATGTACTGCATTTTATGATGGTAAGGTTATTAGATAGCTGATGGAATCACATAAGCTCATCCTTTGTCCTTCGGAACATATAGAGATAGATATTCCAAAATGCAGCACGAGAATATTCTAGCAAGCTCTAGAATAAGCATAGATATACGTTTGATTTAGACATGGTATATGTGCTAGTAGCAAGTACTGGAACTACGCATGTCATCAGCAATCCTTTCAACAGCGAGTCATCGCTAGTGTGTGATCCTGGAAGATTATATTATAGACTATAAAAAAGATACAATCGTTGCTACATGCTTTCGGTATGTGGTAGAGATAGTGTCTGAACAAATAACGAAGCGTCGACTGATTATCTTCCTCGTCAAATATAAGTAGAGTTAACGAGGTGTCGTAGCGAACGAACATTCATAGTTTGAGTACTCACAATCCTTGTAATAGCTACCAATCTGTTACACTCTACGATGATCTTACTATTGTTCAGCATCCTAGACTCGTTAGGGTCCGGTGGGttagtcatgtcatgagaatgacacacGTGAGCCTATCACGATAGGGATTTTCCTATCAATTTCCTGATAAAATCCTGGCCTTTCCTATCTCGAGAACGGGTTATTATATACGCAAATAGATGCACTTAATACACCTCTAATAACCAAATCTGTTTCTTTCTCTGCTCTCTATTACAGCATGATGTTCGGCATCGGGACGAAAAAGGCACGGCTGCACGTAAACATGTTCACCAACCTGCTCGGCGAAGATCGCAACGGTTGGGGTCTCTCGCACAAGGGACTCCTGTGGCATGGTGGCGTGGCCCGCAACTACACCAAACGCTTCAAGGAAAATCAGCCCACGAAGATCGGGCTGCTGTTTGACGGTGTGGCGGGTACGCTCACATACTACAAGGACGACGTGTGCCTGGGCATTGCCTTCCGCGGACTGAATGAGGTATGCGCATTGTTGCCGGCAGCGCGGTTCCGCCCCAAAACGCTCACAATTGCTGTTCCTTATTCCGCAGATCCGAGAACCCCTGTACCCGATCGTCTGTTCGACGGCAGCCAAAACGGAAATGTTACTGTCGGAAACGCGCCGTGACTTTGTCAACCTGCAGGATCGCTGCCGGGCCATCATTATCAAGCACATTAACACGCGGGAAAAGCTAGACCGTTTGTCGTTGCCGTACTTCATCAAGAACTATCTAGCGGAGGCGGTCACGGAGAGTAATGCGGCGGTAACACCACTCGAACTGCATCTGATCGATCAGTATCTATACTGAGTCGTCGACATGTGGTAGCAGCATTGTTATGCCCTGTTTCGTCCATGTTTTTGCACCTGCGTTGTAGTCGTCGTCTCGTCACCCTAGCGAGCAATACGAACCACTGCTTCCGTTGTTACGTtgtcttttttgctgctcttttGTCGAAACAGGGTTTTAAGTTTGTTACTAGTCCTACCTCGTGTATGTACCGCACGTGGACAACGAACGTCCCGTGTCCCGGTACCCTACGTACACTGGCGTGCCTAGCCAGCCGCCAGTTTCTAGCCAAATTTCAACACCAGTTTCGTTAAACAGCCTTCATTTGCGTTGTGCAAATGTAAATTTAACTGCAACTGTGTTGCGGTTCGAATTGTCGTAATCGAACCGCACGAGTTCCAGCCCGAGTCAGATCTAGTCATGATCTCTACCCATCATCCGGTCACCGGTCCGTGGTGACTGAGAAAGTTTAATATCCGTGTAAAAGTATTTTTCGTCAACTGGCGTACACCACCGACAGCCAGAAGTAAAGGATTGGAAATCCTTCCAAAATTTCCACGTAGCTAACCGCTACCAAAGCCACTACTCTGTAAGGTCGACAAGAAAAGCTTCCCTGGGAAATGGACGGGCACTGTGGGTGTGGACACCAACCACACATATTTCCTCGTTCATGCTGTACATAATTATTTGCATTAGGGTAATTTGTCCCGGTAACCTTACGAATAGTACcaaagaaaagagaaacaaaaaaacaccgagGGAATGTGGGTAAAATCTTGTGTGGCAAAGTTAGTATTTCTCGAGTGTGAAGTGATGAGTGTGCATAAGCATTTTGGGCGTGAATGAGCTTTCTTAGGGCGTGTGCGGGAAAacggttttccattttctgatGAGCAGATTAAAAATTATGCCGTTTTTTAATTTACCCTTGTGATATGTTAAACATGCGTTGCTAGTCAGTTACATGCTTTTGCGTCTAACAATTGGATCTTTGGAGTttataggttttttttattaaataatttgtttatAAAATTGCGCTTGTACACACAGTATGTGATCGGATGAAGTGTGTACGAGCCGAATTATGTTTTTTATACCTCAACTTTTTTATGCAATGAAAGATTTTACACTATTTATATACTTTTATATTTATGTTAAGcatttgaattgttttctATTGTATTTTGAGTTACCATTATCTGTCGGTTAGtcagaaaaaaaccacacccGTTATCAGTATGAATGTGAACCGATTCAAaatttttaccaaaaaaaataaGGACGATAAATAGTCGCCTGGGGGGAAAAAGAAGGGCATCAACACTaaaccaaaaacgaaaaaaaactctttttaggttgaaaatattatcttctgtttcaaaatttaaaaaacggGACACGATCGGCGCTCGATCGCCCGCACTCGTTGCCACAAGCACGGGTGCACGATCCTGCCACGATCGGCCCCAAAAAACGGAGCACAAATGTAAACTATGAATTTTTGGAATTTAAGCAAAATAGATGAAGATTATACTAGtagtgaagaaagaaaaagcaaaaaagtttAGGGAAAAACTTGTAAGGCAAAAATAGGACCTAGGCGGGCACACATTCGGTGGTGGCACCTTTTTGTGGAGAAAGGTTTAGGCAAAATTATTTAGGATTAGGGGTTGATATGGTAAAGAGCTCGAGCGCGGAAGGCTACCGCTCCTACCATTTCAACTAACTTTGGCAACTGGTTTAAGGCGCAAAATTACCACCCCAAGAGAAGTGTAAGAAATCGTACCGAATCGTACATATTGGCAACCGCATTTTTGGTATTTACGGTGTGAGCGTGTttgaatgtatgtgtgtgtgtgtgagtgtaaggATTAGGAGCAGTGCTGTGGGTTACCTTAGGCGAGAGGGGATCAATTTGGGTTTGATCCTTCTTTGTTTTTCCGATCCCCGAAGCAATCCCCCGCTTCACTTCAAATTGAGTAACTTAAGGGTTGATTTTAAACACCTACCCCTCCATCTCCTTAGCAGCGAAAACCGAGATCGATTCCCCATAAAAGGATCGATCTCAAAAGCGCACACAtagtaaaattgtttaaaaggTGTTATGTGAGGTAATGtacgagttttgtttttaacatcGTTTTTACACATCCCAAACATGTGTGCTTATGCCATATCAGCAAGcgcccaaccaccacccacccGGAAGTGGCGTAAAATGGGAGATGGTTGCTCCCGAGCGCATTTTCTTACACAGCATCTCGCATTACAATGGCACACATTGGGTCGATGCTATGCCGGCACCCCGTTACCATCTTTGTGCTGTGTCACCGTGAAAATTCAACGTGTGGTCCGTTTAATGGAAGATCGTTGCGTAAAAAGGAACCCTTTCGTGAGTGGCCACTGACGAAAAGGTTTATTTTTCTCACCTTCATGGTAGTGAAGTGTGTGAGGGGTTTAGGTCCACAATGGTGCCTTGCTATTGTGCAGCTAAAGCCAACAAACAGAAATACACATTCCAGACATAAACAGATTCCAGACAAATTACACAACATCCCAGACACTACATTACACTAAGTTGCGTGACACTACCAATATTGTTATAGAGCGTACCCATCCAATGTCTTACAGTatcggtaaaaaaaaacgtaaaaaaaaaacaaaaaacatacaaaaaaccACGCAATGCCTCAAACTTGCAAGTAGGTTCATGTAACGGGCGGGGCTAACGTGGCCACTAGTTTTGCTGTACTGCGAGCATCAGCAGTACAGGGAacggaaaccaaaaaaaaaaataaaactaccaAATGATGTAAaatgtcaaacaaaaaaaaaaggctttgGTGTTCATGTTCTTTAGAATTGAGAAATCAGTGCACCAGGATGTTGTCAGTGGACCAAAGAGGTGAGATTCTCTGGTCAGTGGTCCCCAGCCATACTACCAACGAAAGTTCCCCGATACTACACGATTCATCTGTAGCGGTTCATAGTATAAGCCTTCAAAAGAGATTCAATGAGTATCTTACTGTAAGCTGCTTGGGAGATCCTGGAAGCCTCGAAACCGTTCATAGTACCCCGAATTCGATAAGCGGTCTCGCTCTTTCAATAGACTCGACGTGTTGAGAGGCCTCCAACTTTCAAGCGGGTTGATTCGCCACGGCATAAGATTTTCACCATGCGAGGCTAATCCGGTGGAAGATGGCAGAGTTCTACATTGATTTGAAAGTCCCATATTATAGAAGGAAGCTTCTTCACTAAATACTCCTGTCGTAATCGCGCagcgcagcagcaggaacTGGAAAGAAAATGTATAGTCCCATTGCTCTGAGACATGCACTCTGTCTGACAATGAAACAAGTTCTTCTTGCCATGTCCGAAAGGAGAATGCTGGTAAGGATATTGCTGAGCTCCATATGAGCTTATAGCGATCCCTCTATCATCCCTGGCGCTACAACCTGTAATGGTCTCGGGGCCTACCATTTGTGGATTccagtgacttgattttatccgttgcgggatagtcagtcctgaaCGGAAAGGCGGGCtgcatgggatttgatccccagtATTGTTTGTTGAAAACTTGTGCGGCTATCACCTTGGCCACCGAGGTATTAGGTATATCGAATAGCAGAAGATGGccattacttttatttatgtaATAAGTAATGAGTTTAAGTAATGATTTAAATATCGTTTCCAAGATCTAAGCTATGGTTTTGCTGTAACGATACATTTAAACACAGTGGTAAACTGTGGTAAAATCACGCAGTGGCTTTCGAGCTAAGTCGAGCAGTTGCCGCCTGCAGCAAGCTACTCGAATAAAACAACCCGCTGTCAAAACTGACAGTTCTCCATCCcgcttcttctcttcttcttctccttctcaaATTCGCAAAGATGGCAAGTCGTGGAAATCGTGCTCGTTCTCAACCCGTCGATAATACCATTTCCTACGTTCAGTGCGATGGCCTGGTAAGTAAATTCCCGTGCATCTATTGTTTCTTCACAGAGAAAAGCGTGTGTCAGTGGTTTTGGTGTGATGGAACGCCTGTAAACGAGGTCCTAATGTACCGCATGAAAGCCGCCCTGCGTGGCTGTGTATTCATGTGTgcatgtgaatgtgtgtgtgcgtgtgaatgtgtgtgtgcgtgtggctgTCAACGATGAGTCCGGTGcaatattttccattccaaatcatttttttttctttccaggcGGCGATGAAAATCGTCAAACATTGCCATGAAGAGTCGCTGAACAATATGGAAGTGGCCCAGGGTGCCCTGCTCGGGCTGGTGGTGGACGATCGGCTCGAAATTACCAACTGCTTCCCGTTCCCCAAGTCGGACGAGATCGATGAGGAAGAGTACCAGCTGAACATGATGCGCCGTTTGCGGCGTGTGAACGTGGATCACTTCCACGTCGGTTGGTACCAGAGCGCGGACGTGGGTAACTTCCTGTCCAGCACGCTGCTGGAATCGCAGTATCACTACCAGACCAGCATCGAGGAATCGGTGGTGATGATTTACGATACGCAGAAGTCGGCCCGTGGCTTCTTGACGCTCAAGGCGTACCGGCTGACGCCGCAAGCcatcgcgatgtacaaggagCGCGACTTTACGCCGGAAGCGCTGCGCAATCTGAAGGTCGGGTACGAGAATCTGTTCATCGAGATCCCGATCGTGATCAAGAACTCGGCATTGTGCAACATTATGATGTCTGAGCTGACGGAGATGGTGCCGGAGGAGGAGGGTACGCACTTCCTGGACCTTGGCACGGCGTCCGTGCTGGAGAACCATCTCCGTTGCATGATGGATCGGGTGGATGAGCTGAACCATGAGGCGACCAAGTTCAACAAATACCAGCAGGCCGCCATCCGGCAGGAACAGGAAAAGCACCGCATGCTGGCAAAGCACGCGCAGGAAAATGCGGCTCGCATTGCGAAGGGCGAGATGGCCGTGCCGGAGGATGAGGTGAACAAACTGTTCCGTCCCATTCCGGTACCGACCCGACTCAATCCGATGATCGTGTCCGGGCAGATCAACACGTACGCGCAGCACATTTCTCAGTTCTGTTCCCAATCGCTGGCCAAGCTGTACATGACGCAGGCACTTCAGAATGCCAAGGAGAACAAGCAGTAACAGAGATAAAGGTTCAACCATATTTCACATCATTTAAGCCACCGTGCAAACGTTCCAGCCGTCGGTTTGAGAGAGTAAAGATCACCGTGACGGGAAGAGGAGAAGAATCGTGAAGGGGGAAGTACGTCGGGTTACGCTAATATACGAAAATGAACCAGCCTTTTGTGACGAGACAAAGTTGCAGAAGCGTCTGGGACAGACCAAAGATCGTGTCTGGTTGCATGTTTGTAGtaaaaacattcgaaaacaGCACGCTGCTGTGTGGAGCTTTCCGGGCAGATATCAGTGCTGACTTCCGGGTTGAAGCAGTATTTCGTGGTTTGCCGGATGCTCTCCAGAGGTGGACGCAGTCTTAACCAGGTTTGTGGCATAGCTGTGACTCTAAGCTCAGCGAGTCTCGGAACATCTAGGACATCGTGCATACCGTCGAATACAAAGACACAGGTAAGTAGAGAATAAAATCATTTActataatttttcatttattataaCTTTCCTAGTACACACGGTTTGCTAAAGTCTAAAATCTTGTGTGGGtacaaaatagaaaattaCCCTTGTGCGACACTCACATCATCACTCGCAAATCACAAATAAGCGCAACAAATCGAGTTTTTAAAATGGGACTTTTGCCCTTTAAAAGTAGTGCTCCCTTTAGTACGCAATTTATACGGGGAAGACAGAAGGTGTACGAAATGAAAGCTTTTCTTCAGGCCTTAATGCTATCCAGCCAACAAGTGTCTTAGCTGGTCCGAATCGCTGTGAGTGTTTCGCACGAGATCGATCGGTTTCTGGTTCCGCACGTCCTGTACATGGCAGAGGGCGGGATTTAAGCGTACAAGCAACTGACAGCACTGCAGATGGCCACCTTCGGCTGCCCGGTGTAGGGCCGTCTTGCCATCCTTATCCTTATGCATTACGTTCGCACTGTTTGCTATCAGTAGTTGAAGGATTTTGTAGTGTCCTGGTGATTTGGACAagagataataaaaaaagatggTTAGTGAGTTGATTGTGAGATGCTCTTGCGATGCAATTTACCCATCATTGCAGCTCGATGAAGTGCGGTAACGCCACCGTTCGTGACTTCGTCCACTCCGAGCCCTCGTGCTAAGAGTAAATGGCAAGCCTCGGCGTGCCCGCTGCGTGCGGCGTAGTGTAGTGCGGTGTAACCACAGCTGTCCCGGTCGTAAAGGTGTCCTTTGGTAATAAGCATTTCCAGGCGGTCGATTTCGTTActcatcgctaaaaggaggGAAACAAATAGTTAGGCAGGGGACTATTTTTTGTACAGAAACTGTGGGGAAGAGTAGTTACCCGCACTCCATATCCCTCGGTCAAAATCCAGCTCGCTCAGTGACTGTGTCGCGCCGACACCTTTCGATGAACATTTCGTGTGATCGTGAGCATCACGCTCGTTGCAGGGCTTCTCGGTCATTGCGCGAATGCAGAGACAGGTTCATTAATTTGGTAGCAAGCGATTCAAGTAGGCCGGAAGCTTCCACATCCCCTCATGGTCCACTGGTGTAGGTTGTGTTGCTATGAAACAGCTCTCCGTACTTTCGTACACACACTACCACGCAAGCGCTTTTTTCACGAGGACATTGTGCAGCAAGCTAAATTACAATCGATCGACGATTTTCACAAATGTTTGCAGCTATGGCTAAACGGAGTGATGATTTTGTGCACTCCCGAACCGGCTCAACAATCATCAGTacaaggatttttgttttggttcggGAGTTTTGTTGTGACGTTGCGTGACAGCTGTCATTTTGGCTGTCGCTCATTCGAATACAAATTATGAAAAACCGTTACTACCCGTACGAATATTCTCAGTATTTTTGGTACACATGCTGGCTGAACGACCACCGCACGGAACGTTTTACTCCGGCAGATCGATTTTGCTGTTCCCACCGTTGTAGTTGCCACCCTCGCGGCCACTGTTGGCCAGATTGTCTCGCTCGATCACGGCGGAGGACGTTTCGCTGAGGTACGGTTCGGGATCGCTAAACTCCTTCCGCATCGTCCACATGTACTCGTTGTAGTCTTGCTTGACGGCGGTGGACGAGGACGCTACGACCCGATACCCGAGCACCTTCGGAAGGAATACATGTAAAAGAGAATGCAATTTAATTGTCTTCAAGAGCGACGCATGAATAATGTCTAATAATGTCTCGCTAAATGTACCACATCATTCATGACCACTTGAAGCTGACCATGAATGAGGACCGATAATTGTTTATTCAGCAGACCACTCATTTGCATATCGACCGGGGGTCGGGATGACTCCCTCTACACCTACCTCCAGTGCCGTTAGCATCACGCACGGATGCTGCAGATAGACGACGGTGGACTCATCACTGTAGCCACCGCACGGGAAACGGTTCAGCTGTTCAATGTCGGCCGCTGCGAGTGGGAaattggagagagagagagaaataagaaatGCAATCGAACGGTGGTAGCAAGCAATGCGAATGACCGTAATTTCTTACCCTTCAGACCGGAAACGAGCACACGGAATGGATGCTTGTGACCGTAGGACGCAAGATTACCGCGGATGAGAATGTATGGCATCGAGAATCGATCTGTTGGGAATGCATTGGATAAGGGAGAgaacatttgttttaatgaCATTGAAATGAAGATTTAGAGGTATGGCTGTACCTCGCCAGTATGATAGAAGGTATATACATCTTCTGATAATGAGCCAGTGAGGCAAGAGAGATTTTTTGTCCGGTGCTTAGAATCCTGAGGCCTTATAAATTTCATACGTTGAAGAAATAGTTGGCAAGTCCACCATGCAACATGGTTTATAGAGGATATCCTATGATCAGTTTCGAATTAGGAATTGGCATAGAATGAGCAAAATGAAGCAGAAAAAGGTTTTGGCAACTTCTTTcttggcaattttttttatactgaTAAGCATACTTTATCGGAGAGAGCCTCCAAAATAGTTCCCTTTTTCGGCCAGATTGTATAATTCTTAGCTGGTTTTTTATCCAGCAGAATTGCATCACGCCTTCCACCGAACTTTAATCtataaatattcaatattGAGCAGATGTTGTGGTTGTGCCAAGTGCAGGCCCACCTCGCCCTGTACAAACAATATTAAATTGCGTGTAAAATGTTGCACCAAGACTTGTTTACCTAACCTTGCTCTACTTTAATTCTGAGAAAGGAGATCATCATCTCCAGTCCCCATACCAGACCGGTCATTTTCTCGTATAAGATCTAAACAGAAATCGCTTCATGTGCTAAACAATTCGTCCGAAAGGGACCGTAAAATAGTAAACAACCGTCTATGAGGGAAAAATTCTGCAACATACAGCGAGCAGATCATTTTACGTATCTGGAGAGGTACATTATTCGTGCCTTTGGTCGAAATGACTGTTGACATTTTTTCTTAATGCAGTAAGACTATTCTGGCGAAAAAGAATCaccttttttattaatttttattagataaAATAATGAATTACAAAAACGGGGAAGTAAACGCCTAAAGTCATGCAATACGGAGTACTAATGACTTTTGCGATAGGCATATCTCTGTGGATGGGGTTATATGAAGATTCATTAGCCCCGGACATTACCACAATAAACGAAAGAAAGTAAACAATAGTTGACTTTCATCGCAACTCTCTCCATTTCGCTCGATTATATGCAAAACAGGCCGCATACGAAAAACACCAGATAGAATCTAATTTAGACTACCTAGACATCCGCCTTCTGGACACACATTCCAGCCGTGGTGTAGCTATTCGCAATGTTTACGCTAACATCTCCGAAGCGCAAGGTATGGCATAGGTCTTAGGCCCAGTAAGCAATAAACGCCCCCAGCGGCTTCATGTTTCCATCTCGGTGCACATTTTTCGCCTCGCTCGCCTGTAGATGAATTAATTAGCGATTACTGCGCTGTTTTGTGGGTAGATTTTCTGTTGGTTTTGAAACCCACCAAAAAGAAAGGCATAAACTGGATGCATCAGTGAACGCGTGGGGGTGCGGGCGCCAAACACAAAAGAGTCATTACTGCTACTATCATCACAATAGAGaagggtggtggtgtggtctCTCTTGtctgggcttttttttgcttgctttttttggGCACATCAAAGGTCGATCCGTTGATCGTTTGACGAGCTCGGTTTGCTTGTGTTAAGTAGGGAAACATTCAACAGCTTCTTCACTTTTCTTTCTTGCATGAGTATAGGGAGGTATGGGCAACGATTGAGTAACTGGCTCTCATTCGCTGTTTGATgaggttttattttgttggagATT
It contains:
- the LOC118512566 gene encoding uncharacterized protein LOC118512566, with protein sequence MPYILIRGNLASYGHKHPFRVLVSGLKAADIEQLNRFPCGGYSDESTVVYLQHPCVMLTALEVLGYRVVASSSTAVKQDYNEYMWTMRKEFSDPEPYLSETSSAVIERDNLANSGREGGNYNGGNSKIDLPE
- the LOC118512565 gene encoding ankyrin repeat domain-containing protein 39; this encodes MTEKPCNERDAHDHTKCSSKGVGATQSLSELDFDRGIWSAAMSNEIDRLEMLITKGHLYDRDSCGYTALHYAARSGHAEACHLLLARGLGVDEVTNGGVTALHRAAMMGHYKILQLLIANSANVMHKDKDGKTALHRAAEGGHLQCCQLLVRLNPALCHVQDVRNQKPIDLVRNTHSDSDQLRHLLAG
- the LOC118512564 gene encoding eukaryotic translation initiation factor 3 subunit H, encoding MASRGNRARSQPVDNTISYVQCDGLAAMKIVKHCHEESLNNMEVAQGALLGLVVDDRLEITNCFPFPKSDEIDEEEYQLNMMRRLRRVNVDHFHVGWYQSADVGNFLSSTLLESQYHYQTSIEESVVMIYDTQKSARGFLTLKAYRLTPQAIAMYKERDFTPEALRNLKVGYENLFIEIPIVIKNSALCNIMMSELTEMVPEEEGTHFLDLGTASVLENHLRCMMDRVDELNHEATKFNKYQQAAIRQEQEKHRMLAKHAQENAARIAKGEMAVPEDEVNKLFRPIPVPTRLNPMIVSGQINTYAQHISQFCSQSLAKLYMTQALQNAKENKQ